A window from Deinococcus malanensis encodes these proteins:
- a CDS encoding chemotaxis protein CheB, translated as MAPPQVVVIGASAGGVESLMQLTASLPADFPLPILVAQHVAPGHSSMLPQILQRSGPLPATPAVDGQPLAPGHIYVAVPDHHLLVEDGYMIVARGPKENRFRPSADALFRSAAYAYGPGVIAVILSGMLDDGASGLWTVKRRGGIAVVQDPGDAMFDEMPRNALGQVNVDHVVSLSGLASLLTRLAQDPAHREGEDHMSDNEEQRLATELRVTAGDRLPLSE; from the coding sequence ATGGCGCCTCCCCAAGTCGTGGTTATTGGTGCGTCGGCTGGCGGAGTGGAAAGCCTGATGCAACTGACGGCCTCGCTTCCCGCCGATTTTCCCCTGCCCATCCTGGTGGCCCAGCATGTGGCTCCCGGGCACAGCAGCATGCTGCCCCAGATCCTGCAACGCTCCGGTCCGCTTCCCGCCACGCCTGCGGTCGATGGCCAGCCACTGGCACCCGGGCATATCTATGTCGCGGTGCCTGACCACCACCTGCTGGTCGAGGACGGGTACATGATCGTCGCGCGCGGTCCCAAGGAAAACCGGTTCCGGCCGTCCGCCGACGCGCTGTTCCGCTCGGCGGCGTATGCCTACGGCCCGGGGGTGATCGCGGTGATACTTTCCGGCATGCTGGATGACGGAGCCTCCGGATTGTGGACCGTCAAGCGGCGCGGGGGCATTGCGGTGGTGCAGGACCCCGGCGACGCCATGTTCGATGAAATGCCGCGCAACGCGCTGGGGCAGGTCAACGTGGACCACGTGGTGTCACTTTCCGGGCTGGCATCCTTGCTGACCAGGCTTGCGCAGGACCCGGCACACCGGGAAGGGGAAGATCACATGAGCGACAACGAAGAGCAGCGCCTGGCCACCGAACTCCGCGTCACTGCCGGGGACCGGTTGCCGCTCAGTGAGTAG
- a CDS encoding bifunctional folylpolyglutamate synthase/dihydrofolate synthase codes for MTGPDPGPPDYEWLFTRTRSGRARGPQPARALLDALGAPDRHFGSVRVVGTNGKGSTCAMLEAGLLACGVRVGRFTSPHLQDYEERVRIDGQNLTPERTAAFIEWARVHAPDAAFFDLTLALACQAFAESGVALAVMEAGVGGRSDATQTLPDVRAVALTNVDLDHTTVLGETVAEIAADKAGAARPGVPLLTTAFGEALRTVEQVANRTGAPLLTPQSHPGLFALPFPPAMQGEHQRLNASLAAATLRTLGHGQGVDSALKATHPGRLERFEAQGRVVLVDGAHNPHATRALAASLGRVDAVLFGNLARKDTHATLAPLLSLSGNRLFTAPGELATPPEELAAQYGGLAFTNPHEALAQALRHTPPGGTLLVTGSLYLAGLARTAILSAPGKETPA; via the coding sequence GTGACAGGTCCGGACCCTGGCCCGCCGGACTACGAGTGGCTGTTCACCCGCACCCGGTCCGGCCGGGCGCGTGGTCCGCAGCCGGCGCGCGCACTGCTCGACGCCCTGGGCGCCCCCGACCGTCACTTCGGCAGCGTGCGGGTGGTGGGAACCAACGGCAAGGGCAGCACCTGCGCCATGCTGGAAGCCGGCCTGCTGGCCTGCGGCGTCAGGGTGGGCCGCTTTACCAGTCCCCATCTGCAGGACTACGAGGAACGCGTCCGCATAGACGGCCAGAACCTGACCCCGGAGCGCACCGCCGCCTTCATCGAATGGGCCCGCGTTCATGCCCCCGACGCTGCATTTTTTGACCTGACGCTGGCCCTGGCCTGTCAGGCTTTTGCCGAGAGTGGGGTGGCGCTTGCCGTGATGGAAGCCGGCGTGGGCGGGCGCAGCGACGCCACGCAGACCCTGCCCGACGTGCGCGCTGTCGCCCTGACCAATGTGGACCTGGACCACACGACGGTCCTGGGCGAAACAGTGGCCGAAATTGCCGCTGATAAGGCCGGCGCAGCCCGGCCCGGGGTGCCCCTGCTGACCACTGCTTTTGGTGAGGCCCTGCGCACCGTCGAGCAGGTGGCCAACAGGACTGGCGCACCGCTGCTGACTCCCCAGAGTCATCCGGGCCTGTTTGCCCTGCCCTTTCCGCCAGCCATGCAGGGCGAACACCAGCGGCTCAATGCGTCCCTGGCCGCCGCCACCCTGCGGACGCTGGGCCACGGCCAGGGTGTGGACAGTGCCCTGAAGGCCACTCACCCTGGCCGGCTGGAACGCTTTGAGGCCCAGGGGCGGGTGGTGCTGGTGGACGGCGCCCACAACCCGCACGCCACCCGCGCTCTGGCGGCCAGCCTGGGACGGGTGGACGCCGTGCTGTTCGGAAACCTGGCGCGCAAGGACACGCACGCGACCCTGGCGCCCCTGCTTTCCCTGAGCGGCAATCGTTTGTTCACGGCGCCCGGCGAGCTGGCCACCCCGCCCGAGGAACTGGCCGCGCAATACGGGGGACTGGCCTTTACCAACCCGCACGAGGCCCTGGCACAGGCACTACGACACACGCCGCCGGGCGGCACCCTGCTGGTGACCGGCAGCCTGTATCTGGCAGGACTGGCCCGCACGGCCATATTGAGCGCGCCAGGAAAGGAAACCCCAGCTTGA